ATTGAACTTTTACAAAAGTTCAGCCTTTTTATTCACCTTTTTAGCAAAAAGGTGATATTGATTCCCAGCGATGAAATCGCTGGATCTATTTGTATAAAATTAAAAATATCAATGTGTTGAATACTAGATTGATCCTATGATCTGTATAATTGCTCTTGTATTCATCTGATAAGTATTCAAAATGAACTGAGGAACGTGAGATGTGACTTATAAGGAATCATTTTCAAGTTTTTTATTTCATCCAAAAAGACATATCAAATAACATCGGAGCTTATAGCAAATCTTCTGCGTCAATAATAATAAAATCAAGGCTTATCATTAGATGGGAATTAAAATTTGATAATTTTCACGAATCTTCACTACTAATGAGTTTCAAAACAAACAATAAACAAATAATTTCTGACCGAGAATTAAGAATTTTCGGTCAGAAAATAACTATTTACACTCATTTACTATTTGTTTTACCCATTTATTGATTTTAGACTCACAAGCATTCGCATCATTATCATAATCCAAAGGTAATCCAACAAATTTTCCATCTACGACAGCTTCTGATTTACTGAAATTATATTCCGAACTGTCTACCATACCAACTATATTTATTCCTTTGTCAATAACAGCATTATAGAGTTTACCTATTGCGTCTACAAAACTATCACTATAACTGTATTGATCACCTGTTCCGAAAAAAGCGATATTTTTAACTTTGAGTTTCGAATTTTTCAATTCATTAATCTTTCTCTCCCAATCATCCTGAAGATC
Above is a window of Candidatus Delongbacteria bacterium DNA encoding:
- a CDS encoding flavodoxin, yielding MKSVILFGSTTGNTQTAADLISLKLGNCESHNVLNVKFDLFETDLLILGSSTWGVGDLQDDWERKINELKNSKLKVKNIAFFGTGDQYSYSDSFVDAIGKLYNAVIDKGINIVGMVDSSEYNFSKSEAVVDGKFVGLPLDYDNDANACESKINKWVKQIVNECK